GTACTATCATTAATATCATGGAGATGCATCACGCCCTGCAAGTCTCCAGCGGTAACCTGAAAGACAAGCAAGACTTGGATGAGCGCCGTATCTCATTCCTCGGCTTTGATGCTGCTACCGAATCCCGTTATCTGAGTTATGTGCGCTTTATGGTTAATACTGAAGGGCGTTACACCCATTTTGACTCAGGAACTCATGGTTTCAACTCTCAAACCCCTATGTGGGATAAATACCAACGTATGCTGGCTATCTGGCAATCATGTCCACGCCAATACCATTTGAGTGCCGTTGAAATTTCGCAAATCATCAATGCCTGATAACGTGTAACTTGTGTGCTATCAGTAAGTTGAAGAAATAGTTTTACTGAAGAGGATGTGCTTGTGGAGTGTAAAGGTTTTCTTTTTGATTTGGACGGGACGTTGGTTGATTCTTTACCTGTTGTCGAACGGGCCTGGATTGGCTGGGCGCAAGGGCGAGGCATCAATCCAGCAGAAGTTCTTGATTTTATCCATGGCAAACAAGCAATTACCTCTTTACGTCATTTCATGTCAGGTGCAAGCGAGGCGGAAATTCAGGCTGAGTTTCTGGCATTGGAGCAGATTGAAGCCAATGACACCGATGGTGTGAGTGCACTGCCAGGCGCAGTGGCACTGTTGGATCGACTAAACAGCCTGTCAATTCCGTGGGCTATTGTCACTTCTGGCTCGGTGCCGGTCGCTTCTGCGCGCCGTGCTGCCGGCCATCTGCCGGTACCTGAAGTGTTTATCACCTGCGAACAGGTTAAGCATGGCAAACCTCAGCCGGATGCTTATCTGTTGGGGGCCGAGCGCTTAGGGTTGGCTCCTGCTGATTGTATCGTAGTGGAAGATGCCCCTGCGGGGATTTTGTCAGGCTTGGCGGCGGGCTGTCAGGTGATTGCAGTCAACGCTCCGGCGGATACGCCAAAACTTGATCAGGTTGATTTGGTGCTCAGTTCGCTGGAACAAATTAATGTTGAAGTGACCACTAATGGCGCACGGGTTGTGCGAGTAGGTTAAGTTTTCGCGCGATGCTTAAACATCTTCACTGAGAGCGCCTGATGGCGCTCTTTTACTGTCTGGAACCTCACAAATTGATAAACTTTTTTCAGGGAAAAAATACAATTAAACGCTTTGCGGGATAGTAAGCACATAAATTTGCAGTCATTATTGATCTCAGACAGCGGCCATCGCTGATTTTAATGTTTTACTGCCAGAGCCGGATATTCCCTTTCACTTTTTGCCAACGAGGCCATTTTGAACAGCGAACTATTGTGGGTGTTGACGCTACTTCTAATAGCTATTGTGCTGTTTACTACCAATAAACTGCGCATGGACGTGGTAGCACTGTTGGTCATTATTGCCTTTGTGATGAGCGGTACGTTGTCATTAGGTGAGGCGACCAGCGGATTCAGTGATCCCAACGTGATATTGATTGCGGCGCTGTTTGTTATTGGTGAAG
The sequence above is drawn from the Yersinia intermedia genome and encodes:
- a CDS encoding YfbU family protein encodes the protein MDMTNAQRLILSNQYKMMTMLDPENAERYRRQQTIVERGFGLQMRELDRDFGEMSEDTCRTIINIMEMHHALQVSSGNLKDKQDLDERRISFLGFDAATESRYLSYVRFMVNTEGRYTHFDSGTHGFNSQTPMWDKYQRMLAIWQSCPRQYHLSAVEISQIINA
- a CDS encoding sugar phosphatase codes for the protein MECKGFLFDLDGTLVDSLPVVERAWIGWAQGRGINPAEVLDFIHGKQAITSLRHFMSGASEAEIQAEFLALEQIEANDTDGVSALPGAVALLDRLNSLSIPWAIVTSGSVPVASARRAAGHLPVPEVFITCEQVKHGKPQPDAYLLGAERLGLAPADCIVVEDAPAGILSGLAAGCQVIAVNAPADTPKLDQVDLVLSSLEQINVEVTTNGARVVRVG